One region of Purpureocillium takamizusanense chromosome 4, complete sequence genomic DNA includes:
- the AGP3 gene encoding General amino acid permease (TransMembrane:12 (i69-88o94-111i147-169o175-194i206-229o249-271i291-314o344-369i389-409o415-439i460-482o494-514i)~COG:E~EggNog:ENOG503NUN0): MFGRRKSDGGGGKLAGDPHVADSSAGGYDDEAARYGAYGDAPDFVPSDGSTMDPDSGVKRGLKNRHLSMMALAGIIGPGLLVGAGGALRNGGPASLLIGFGVIGIIAFAIMQSLGEITTIFPGGGSFVSLAERMVDKSFSVAVGWNYFIIWAAVLANEYNVICSILTYWVPQVPLWGWFLILWTIFFGFQLLGVEAFGEAEFWLALLKLLGLTAYFIFAIIYAAGGLVGQKEPLGFRYWHDPGPFNGNGFKGVAQVFVFTSTFYAGVESVAVAATETRNPGVAVPQAIRQVFWRIIFVYMGSAFFFGITCPANADGLVNGGSKALKSPMTIALQNAGWEGGVHLINAFILITCLSAVNSSIYIGSRTILYMAQSGKAPSFIGWTNKRGVPVWAILITNAVGAISMMNVSTGASKAYQYIVNLSGVSTFLVWGSISFIHIRFRRAWVAQNRDVNEIPFKSLWYPLIAYFGVAINLFLALVQGWTTLSPFDAGNFVDAYILLPLFGLIYVTGKIYWRGKDKVKRSWEIDLDSGRRTDLDQKGVLPEDEAFQREKIPFWKKLWNLL; the protein is encoded by the exons ATGTTCGGACGCCGGAAAAGTGACGGGGGTGGAGGCAAGCTGGCCGGTGACCCCCATGTGGCAGACAGCTCAGCCGGGggctacgacgacgaggccgctCGCTATGGCGCCTACGGGGACGCTCCCGATTTTGTGCCCAGCGACGGCAGTACCATGGATCCCGATTCTGGTGTGAAGCGCGGCCTCAAGAACCGCCATCTCTccatgatggccttggctgGTATCATCGGTCCCGGCTTGTTGgttggtgccggcggtgcgTTGAGAAATGGCGGTCCCGCCTCGCTGCTCATCGGCTTTGGTGTCATAG GCATCATCGCTTTTGCCATCATGCAATCTCTCGGTGAAATCACCACGATATTTCCTGGTGGAGGCTCATTCGTCTCACTCGCCGAGCGCATGGTCGACAAGTCCTTTTCCGTGGCTGTGGGATGGAATTACTTCATCATTTGGGCCGCGGTTCTTGCCAACGAGTACAACGTCATATGCAGTATTCTCACCTACTGGGTCCCTCAGGTCCCGCTCTGGGGCTGGTTCCTCATCCTGTGGACCATATTCTTCGGCTTTCAGCTTCTAGGCGTTGAGGCGTTCGGAGAGGCCGAGTTTTGGCTCGCACTGCTCAAGCTCTTGGGACTGACTGCCTACTTCATTTTCGCCATAATTTAtgcagcgggcggcctcgtcggtcaAAAGGAGCCGCTTGGCTTTCGCTACTGGCACGACCCGGGTCCGTTCAACGGAAATGGCTTCAagggcgtcgcgcaggtTTTTGTTTTCACTAGCACGTTCTACGCTGGTGTGGAAtctgtcgctgtcgccgccaccgagacGAGGAATCCAGGTGTGGCTGTGCCCCAGGCCATCCGCCAGGTGTTTTGGCGTATCATCTTCGTCTACATGGGTTCCGCCTTCTTTTTTGGCATCACTTGTCCCGCGAATGCCGACGGTCTTGTCAACGGAGGATCCAAGGCACTGAAAAGTCCCATGACGATTGCCCTCCAGAATGCTGGTTGGGAAGGAG GTGTCCATCTCATCAACGCATTCATTCTCATCACCTGCTTGTCGGCCGTCAACTCTTCCATCTATATCGGCTCACGCACCATCTTGTACATGGCGCAGTCTGGCAAGGCACCCAGCTTCATTGGCTGGACCAATAAGAGGGGTGTTCCAGTCTGGGCCATTCTCATCACGAACGCTGTCGGCGCCATCTCCATGATGAACGTGTCGACGGGTGCATCCAAGGCCTACCAATACATTGTAAACCTCTCGGGCGTGAGCACCTTCCTCGTCTGGGGCAGCATCAGCTTCATTCACATTCGATTTCGCCGCGCCTGGGTGGCTCAAAACCGGGATGTCAACGAAATCCCCTTCAAGAGCCTTTGGTATCCGCTCATTGCGTACTTTGGCGTCGCCATCAACCTTTTCCTGGCTCTCGTCCAAGGGTGGACGACTTTGTCTCCCTTTGACGCGGGGAATTTCGTTGATGCATATATCCTTCTCCCCTTGTTTGGGCTTATTTATGTGACTGGCAAGATTTACTGGCGTGGCAAAGACAAGGTCAAGCGCAGTTGGGAGATTGATCTCGACAGTGGCAGGAGAACCGACTTGGATCAGAAGGGGGTATTGCCGGAGGACGAAGCGTTCCAACGCGAAAAGATTCCGTTTTGGAAGAAGCTGTGGAATTTGCTTTAG
- the FBA1 gene encoding Fructose-bisphosphate aldolase 1, variant 2 (EggNog:ENOG503NVQC~COG:G) produces the protein MSQGGAAYFAGKGVSNGDQSASIAGAIAGAQYIRSIAPTYGIPVILHTDHCAKKLLPWLDGMLDADEAYFKANGEPLFSSHMIDLSEEEVAWNVETTAKYLKRAAPMKQWLEMEIGITGGEEDGVNNEDVDNNSLYTQPEDILNIYNTLSPISPYFSIAAGFGNVHGVYKPGNVRLHPELLGKHQAFVHEAIKSKLDKPVFFVFHGGSGSSKQEYLDAISHGVVKVNMDTDMQYAYMAGIRDYMLKKKDYLMTAVGNPDGDDKPNKKYFDPRVWVREGEKTMAARVAEALKDFNCAGKV, from the exons ATGTCCCAGGGTGGTGCCGCCTACTTCGCTGGCAAG GGCGTTTCCAACGGCGACCAGTCTGCTTCGATTGCTGGTGCCATCGCCGGTGCCCAGTACATCCGCTCCATCGCTCCCACGTACGGCATCCCCGTCATCCTGCACACCGACCACTgcgccaagaagctgctgccctgGCTCGACGGTATGCtcgatgccgatgaggccTACTTCAAGGCCAATGGCGAGCCTCTCTTCAGCTCCCACATGATCGATCTctccgaggaggaggttgcgTGGAACGTCGAGACCACCGCCAAGTACCTGAAGCGCGCTGCCCCCATGAAGCAGTGGCTTGAGATGGAGATTGGCATcactggcggcgaggaggatggcgtcAACAACGAGGACGTTGACAACAACTCCCTCTACACCCAGCCCGAGGACATCCTCAACATCTACAACACCCTTTCGCCTATCTCTCCCTACTTCTCTATCGCCGCTGGCTTCGGCAATGTCCACGGCGTGTACAAGCCCGGAAATGTTCGCCTGCACcccgagctcctcggcaaGCACCAGGCCTTTGTCCACGAGGCCATCAAGTCCAAGCTGGACaagcccgtcttcttcgtcttccaCGGCGGCTCTGGCTCCTCCAAGCAGGAGTACCTCGATGCCATCAGCCACGGTGTCGTCAAGGTCAACATGGACACGGACATGCAGTACGCCTACATGGCCGGCATCCGCGACTACATgctcaagaagaaggactACCTCATGACTGCCGTCGGCAACCCTGATGGCGATGACAAGCCCAACAAGAAGTACTTTGAT CCCCGCGTTTGGGTTCGCGAGGGTGAGAAGACCATGGCcgctcgcgtcgccgaggccctcaaggacTTCAACTGCGCCGGTAAGGTGTAA
- the BCS1 gene encoding Complex III assembly protein translocase and chaperone (EggNog:ENOG503NVKH~COG:O), with protein MRVGMSTSSAPSSLFNLDALFDNPLFAGGIGLASLGAAAAFARKGAIVALGAARRRLLVNVEISKQDPAYPWILAWLSQPRENPGFLASRLTRIHNLSVTTTTSSRGANLGGPSNAHFFLQPGYGRHIVKFGGAYIAVNREKHSTANMNTGEPHEIVQLTTLWAHRHAFEAIFSEAHQLAAKANEGRTIVYAARGMDWASLGEPRKKRPLGSVVLDEGVKESIVTDVKDFLSRQQWYVDRGIPYRRGYLLFGPPGSGKSSFIQALAGELDFGVAMVNLSEMGMTDDKLAYLLTKLPKRSLLLLEDADAAFVNRRQRDADGYSGASVTFSGLLNALDGLAAGEERIAFLTTNHIDRLDPALIRPGRVDMMLRLGEATKYQAAQMWDRFYGDVDKDGSGRERFLQRLDELGLFGTDREGKPSNRHTSTAAIQGLFLFNKNDAQGAIDMAEGLIPRKFEAEDTVPDGAIKTPP; from the coding sequence ATGCGCGTCGGCATGTCGACCTCATCAGCTCCGAGCTCGCTCTTCAACCTCGATGCGCTCTTCGACAACCCGTTATTTGCAGGCGGCATCGGCCTAGCCTCCctaggcgccgccgcggcgtttGCCCGAAAAGGCGCCATCGTTGCCCttggcgctgctcgccgccgcttgctcgtcaacgtcgagaTCAGCAAGCAAGATCCGGCCTACCCATGGATCCTCGCATGGCTTTCGCAGCCGCGTGAGAACCCGGGCTTTCTCGCATCGAGGCTCACGCGAATACACAATCTCTCGgtgacgacaacgaccagTTCCCGCGGCGCCAACCTCGGCGGACCTTCCAACGCTCACTTCTTTCTTCAACCTGGCTATGGACGGCATATCGTCAAGTTTGGTGGCGCGTATATCGCCGTCAACAGGGAGAAACATAGCACGGCCAACATGAACACCGGAGAGCCTCACGAGATAGTACAGTTGACGACGCTATGGGCTCACCGGCATGCCTTTGAAGCAATCTTCTCCGAGGCCCATCAGCTTGCTGCCAAAGCCAACGAAGGCAGAACGATTGTATATGCTGCGCGAGGCATGGACTGGGCGAGCCTTGGTGAGCCGAGGAAGAAACGCCCGCTCGGCTCTGTGGTGCTTGATGAAGGCGTCAAGGAGAGTATTGTTACCGATGTCAAGGACTTTCTGTCGAGACAACAATGGTATGTCGATCGAGGCATCCCATATCGAAGGGGCTACCTCCTTTTTGGGCCACCCGGAAGTGGGAAGAGCTCTTTTATCCAGGCCCTTGCTGGAGAGCTGGACTTTGGGGTGGCCATGGTCAACCTCAGCGAGATGGGTATGACGGACGACAAGTTGGCCTACCTCCTCACGAAGCTGCCCAAGAGgagcctgctcctgctcgaaGATGCTGATGCGGCCTTTGTGAACCGTCGCCAgcgcgatgccgacggctACTCGGGTGCCAGCGTCACATTTTCGGGCTTGCTCAACGCGCtagacggcctcgccgccggtgaaGAACGCATTGCCTTCCTGACCACCAACCACATTGATCGCCTCGACCCGGCATTGATTCGGCCAGGTCGGGTTGACATGATGTTGCGACTCGGCGAAGCCACCAAATATCAAGCTGCGCAGATGTGGGATCGCTTTTACGGGGACGTTGACAAGGACGGCTCTGGGCGCGAACGCTTCTTGCAGCGACTGGATGAGCTGGGTCTTTTCGGAACAGACAGGGAAGGGAAGCCGTCCAACAGGCATACCAGTACTGCGGCAATCCAGGGTTTGTTCTTGTTCAACAAGAATGACGCTCAAGGAGCCATTGACATGGCCGAGGGTCTGATTCCTCGCAAATTTGAAGCCGAGGACACAGTCCCTGACGGTGCAATAAAGACGCCGCCGTGA
- the FBA1 gene encoding Fructose-bisphosphate aldolase 1 (BUSCO:EOG092635YY~EggNog:ENOG503NVQC~COG:G), with amino-acid sequence MGLTDVLSRKTGVIVGDDVLRLFEYAREKQFAVPAINVTSSSTAVAALEAARDAKAPIILQMSQGGAAYFAGKGVSNGDQSASIAGAIAGAQYIRSIAPTYGIPVILHTDHCAKKLLPWLDGMLDADEAYFKANGEPLFSSHMIDLSEEEVAWNVETTAKYLKRAAPMKQWLEMEIGITGGEEDGVNNEDVDNNSLYTQPEDILNIYNTLSPISPYFSIAAGFGNVHGVYKPGNVRLHPELLGKHQAFVHEAIKSKLDKPVFFVFHGGSGSSKQEYLDAISHGVVKVNMDTDMQYAYMAGIRDYMLKKKDYLMTAVGNPDGDDKPNKKYFDPRVWVREGEKTMAARVAEALKDFNCAGKV; translated from the exons ATGGGTCTCACCGATGTTCTGAGCCGCAAGaccggcgtcatcgtcggcgatgacgtTCTGCGTCTGTTCGAGTACGCCCGCGAGAAGCAATTCGCTGTTCCCGCCATC AACGTCACGTCTtcctccaccgccgtcgccgctctcgagGCTGCCCGTGACGCCAAGGCTCCCATCATCCTCCAGATGTCCCAGGGTGGTGCCGCCTACTTCGCTGGCAAG GGCGTTTCCAACGGCGACCAGTCTGCTTCGATTGCTGGTGCCATCGCCGGTGCCCAGTACATCCGCTCCATCGCTCCCACGTACGGCATCCCCGTCATCCTGCACACCGACCACTgcgccaagaagctgctgccctgGCTCGACGGTATGCtcgatgccgatgaggccTACTTCAAGGCCAATGGCGAGCCTCTCTTCAGCTCCCACATGATCGATCTctccgaggaggaggttgcgTGGAACGTCGAGACCACCGCCAAGTACCTGAAGCGCGCTGCCCCCATGAAGCAGTGGCTTGAGATGGAGATTGGCATcactggcggcgaggaggatggcgtcAACAACGAGGACGTTGACAACAACTCCCTCTACACCCAGCCCGAGGACATCCTCAACATCTACAACACCCTTTCGCCTATCTCTCCCTACTTCTCTATCGCCGCTGGCTTCGGCAATGTCCACGGCGTGTACAAGCCCGGAAATGTTCGCCTGCACcccgagctcctcggcaaGCACCAGGCCTTTGTCCACGAGGCCATCAAGTCCAAGCTGGACaagcccgtcttcttcgtcttccaCGGCGGCTCTGGCTCCTCCAAGCAGGAGTACCTCGATGCCATCAGCCACGGTGTCGTCAAGGTCAACATGGACACGGACATGCAGTACGCCTACATGGCCGGCATCCGCGACTACATgctcaagaagaaggactACCTCATGACTGCCGTCGGCAACCCTGATGGCGATGACAAGCCCAACAAGAAGTACTTTGAT CCCCGCGTTTGGGTTCGCGAGGGTGAGAAGACCATGGCcgctcgcgtcgccgaggccctcaaggacTTCAACTGCGCCGGTAAGGTGTAA
- the ats1_1 gene encoding FR47-like protein (COG:E~EggNog:ENOG503P4H0) has protein sequence MQNVPTIRDFIVAGGADQAPGTYIPVTEADLAATLHFAAADDQSGPNVVAVAGTAAHHRFAWPLLIVVPEGDVAGMAIYFFNYTTWKAAPGVCLEEFYVAPRYRRRGYGKLLIEAMAREALKAGCVKMEWLCLKDNERALAFYDKLGAARKDDWVALRVDETGIARLAAGDGPAIS, from the exons ATGCAGA ACGTGCCGACTATCCGTGACTTTatcgtggccggcggcgccgaccaaGCACCCGGCACGTACATACCTGTGACGGaagccgacctcgccgcgacgctgcactttgccgccgccgacgatcaATCGGGGCCCAATGTTGTTGCAgtggcgggcacggcggcgcaccacCGCTTCGCCTGGCCATTGCTCATCGTCGTACCCGAGGGAGACGTCGCGGGCATGGCCATCTACTTCTTCAACTACACGACGTGGAAGGCGGCACCGGGGGTCTGCCTAGAGGAGTTTTACGTCGCGCCGCGCTATCGGCGCCGGGGGTACGGCAAGCTACTAATTgaggccatggcgcgcgaggcgctcaaggcggGCTGCGTCAAGATGGAGTGGCTGTGCCTCAAGGACAACGAGCGCGCGCTGGCCTTTTACGACAAGCTGGGCGCAGCGAGGAAGGACGATTGGGTTGCGTTGCGGGTTGACGAGACGGGCATTGCGAGActggccgctggcgacgggccggcTATCAGCTGA
- a CDS encoding uncharacterized protein (COG:S~EggNog:ENOG503P1Y6), producing MTLDKWMSSGAGASQRGPVGTAGASRQHPPKRDSYRQRDDLAATAKETRTMLPDILKHLPDIQAAKSEALFLDTLPPLKPSDCPKRTPTGKATIRIVNDDSFNVAIELAASKASSQTSGRVAVLNMASHANPGGGWLKGARAQEEALCYRSSLALSLHRRYYPFKQRMGLYTPDVVIIRSDMPSGHKLLLPDVKPEDLPVVSVLSVAALRQPETKRVRGNTPAGAVYERLVYADPRARVLTKDKMRLCLRMAAQRGHGLLVLGALGCGAFKNPKEEVATCWLEVLRDAEFQGGWWEEVWFAVYDKRNEGNFEVFEETLGGQEV from the coding sequence ATGACATTGGACAAGTGGATGTCGTCGGGggccggcgccagccagcgtgGCCCGGTAGGCACAGCTGGAGCGTCACGTCAACACCCGCCAAAGCGCGATTCGTATCGCCAGCgagacgacctcgccgccacggccaaggaGACCAGAACTATGCTCCCCGACATCCTCAAGCACCTGCCCGATATCCAGGCCGCCAAGTCAGAAgcgctcttcctcgacacGCTGCCCCCGCTCAAGCCGTCCGATTGCCCCAAGAGGACACCGACTGGCAAGGCCACGATCCGCATCGTCAACGATGACTCATTCAACGTGGCCATCGAGCTTGCGGCGTCCAAGGCCTCGTCTCAGACGTCCGGacgcgtcgccgtcctcaacatggccagccacgccaacccgggaggcggctggctgaagggtgcgcgcgcgcaagaggAGGCATTGTGCTATCGCAGCTCGCTGGCCCTGTCGCTGCACCGGCGTTACTACCCTTTCAAGCAGCGCATGGGGCTGTACACGCCCGACGTTGTCATCATCCGATCCGACATGCCGTCCGGCcacaagctgctgctgccggacGTCAAGCCCGAGGATCTGCCCGTCGTGAGCGTGCTCAGCGTTGCGGCGCTGCGACAGCCCGAGACGAAGCGCGTCCGCGGCAACACGCCCGCTGGTGCCGTGTACGAGCGGCTCGTCTACGCGGACCCCAGGGCGAGGGTGCTGACCAAGGACAAGATGCGGCTGTGCCTGCGCATGGCCGCGCAACGAGGACACGGGCTGTTGGTTCTCGGGGCTctgggctgcggcgcgtTCAAGAACCccaaggaggaggtggcCACGTGCTGGCTCGAGGTTCTGCGGGACGCCGAGTTCCAaggtgggtggtgggaggaAGTTTGGTTCGCTGTGTACGACAAACGGAACGAGGGAAACTTTGAGGTATTCGAGGAGACGCTCGGGGGGCAGGAGGTGTGA
- the ERG11_1 gene encoding Lanosterol 14-alpha-demethylase (EggNog:ENOG503NW9W~COG:Q) — translation MVWWVVVLPLILWVGGIIRQLLPRRRTEPPTVFHWFPFLGSAVSYGQDPQSFFLRCREKYGDIFTFVLLGKQITCYFGLEGNDFIFNGKQHDLNAEEIYGPLTTPVFGSDVIYDCPNAKLMEQKKFVKFGLTQQALECHVPLIEREVLDYIKGAAAFKGQNGTMHVGTTMSEITIFTAGRALQGDEVRAKLTAEFASLYHDLDMGFQPINFLMPWAPLPHNRKRDEAHAKMRDVYMDIIARRRQSGAVRGSDMISNLMKCKYKDGRAVPDKEIAHLMITLLMAGQHTSASASSWIMLHLASRPDVGERLYREQVDNLGATGTRGRLEPLKYSDLARLPLLSNVIKETLRVHSAIHSVMRKVKRPMAVPDTPYVVTPGKVLLASPSVTAMSEQHFQNASEWDPDRWDSSAVSGAVGGDNNGHDDDESISRGTRSPYLPFGVGRHRCVGEKFAYLNLGVIVATLVRSFRFYTVDGKATVPETDYSSLLSRPKEPAVVRWERRYESGLEV, via the exons ATGGTTTGGTGGGTTGTCGTCTTGCCGCTGATCCTCTgggtcggcggcatcatACGCCAGCTGCTTCCCAGACGTCGCACTGAGCCGCCGACGGTGTTCCACTGGTTTCCCTTCCTCGGAAGCGCGGTATCGTATGGCCAAGATCCCCAGAGCTTCTTCCTGCGGTGCCGAGAAAAG TACGGCGACATTTTCACGTTTGTGCTTCTCGGGAAACAAATCACATGCTACTTTGGCCTGGAGGGAAACGACTTCATATTCAACGGCAAGCAGCACGACCTCAACGCCGAGGAGATCTATGGGCCCCTGACGACCCCCGTGTTCGGCTCCGACGTCATATACGACTGCCCCAACGCGAAGCTGATGGAGCAGAAGAAGTTTGTCAAGTTTGGGCTCAcgcagcaggccctcgagtGCCACGTCCCGCTCATCGAACGAGAGGTGCTCGACTACATCaagggggccgccgccttcaagGGCCAGAATGGGACCATGCACGTCGGCACGACCATGTCCGAAATTACAATCTTCACCGCGGGGAGGGCGCTGCAAGGGGACGAGGTGCGGGCCAAGCTGACGGCTGAGTTTGCGTCTTTGTATCACGACCTGGACATGGGCTTCCAGCCCATCAACTTCTTGATGCCgtgggcgccgctgccgcatAACCGCAAGAGAGACGAGGCGCATGCAAAGATGCGAGACGTCTACATGGACATCATCGCCAGGCGCCGGCAGAGCGGAGCGGTCCGGGGCTCCGACATGATCTCGAACCTGATGAAGTGCAAATACAAGGATGGCCGGGCAGTGCCGGACAAGGAGATTGCTCACCTGATGATCACGCTGCTCATGGCAGGACAGCACACGTctgcctcggccagctcgtgGATCATGCTGCACCTTGCATCCCGGCCGGACGTGGGCGAGCGGCTGTACCGTGAGCAAGTCGACAACCTGGGCGCGACGGGGACACGGGGACGGCTGGAGCCGCTGAAGTACTCTGACCTCGCGCGGCTCCCGCTCCTAAGCAACGTCATAAAGGAGACGCTACGGGTGCACTCGGCCATTCACTCCGTCATGCGCAAAGTCAAGCGGCCCATGGCGGTGCCCGACACGCCGTACGTGGTCACGCCGGGCAAGGTGCTCCTGGCATCGCCGTCGGTCACGGCCATGAGCGAGCAACACTTTCAAAACGCCAGCGAATGGGATCCGGACCGCTGGGACTCATCGGCGGTGTCTGgagccgtgggcggcgacaacaacgggcacgacgacgacgagtccaTTTCCCGGGGCACGCGCAGCCCATATCTCCCGTTTGGGGTTGGGCGGCATCGTTGCGTGGGCGAGAAGTTTGCCTACCTCAACCTGGGGGTCATTGTGGCGACGCTCGTGCGCAGCTTCCGCTTCTATACGGTGGACGGAAAGGCGACGGTGCCGGAGACGGATTactcgtcgctgctgtcgaggCCCAAGgagccggcggtggtgcggTGGGAGCGGCGGTACGAGTCCGGGCTGGAGGTGTGA